From one Gemmatimonadaceae bacterium genomic stretch:
- a CDS encoding M28 family peptidase produces MHIRRLVPFVLLAACTPSLVARNDAGAGLATSSALSAADLRTRLFAIAHDSMMGRAPGDAGNYKATAYIASEFARLGLRPAGDDGGWFQVVPFWRRTADRRDTIRVDGYAAKLGTDYAPSPGNARSRDIDGRQVVYAGLASDPSTWIDAATAQGKALLFSVIPVSQRTVATRRTDLNAVRLAPRFAGAATIFVSELDAAGASSAAAYLTGNLVLDTTWRDVPTMALVTNAFAARLLGRALDEATPGTLGRTLRGAMRVGVFPLEFTARNVVAVLPGSDPGVNGQFVSLTSHNDHVGFDHNPVDHDSLRAFNAVVRPMGADSPARDATPEEARRVKQILDSLRAIRPTARPDSIRNGADDDGTGTVALLEIAELLSHGPRLRRSILFVSHTAEEFGLLGSRWFTDHPTVARDSIIGEIDMDMIGRGSVHDLPDAGPTYLEAIGLRRLSTEFGDVLAAANAKQPQPFVFNMTFDAPNHPLQYYCRADHYSYARYGIPAAVFSRGEHMDYHQVTDEAQYIDYDALARVATFVKDAAISLATRADRPRLDKPKTDPNAPCRQ; encoded by the coding sequence ATGCACATTCGGCGACTCGTTCCGTTCGTCCTGCTTGCTGCATGCACGCCGTCGCTGGTGGCGCGCAACGACGCTGGGGCGGGGCTCGCGACATCGTCGGCGCTGAGCGCGGCCGACCTCCGCACCCGCCTCTTCGCCATCGCGCACGACTCGATGATGGGCCGCGCCCCCGGTGACGCCGGCAACTACAAGGCCACGGCCTACATCGCCTCGGAGTTCGCGCGCCTCGGTCTACGACCCGCCGGCGACGATGGCGGCTGGTTCCAGGTGGTGCCGTTCTGGCGACGCACCGCCGACCGGCGTGACACGATCCGGGTGGACGGCTACGCGGCGAAGCTGGGCACCGACTATGCGCCATCACCGGGCAACGCGCGCAGCCGCGACATCGATGGGCGCCAGGTGGTCTACGCCGGCCTTGCCTCGGATCCGTCCACCTGGATCGATGCGGCAACGGCTCAGGGCAAGGCACTGCTCTTCAGCGTGATCCCGGTGTCCCAGCGCACGGTGGCCACGCGCCGCACCGACCTCAACGCCGTGCGACTCGCCCCGCGATTCGCGGGCGCGGCGACGATCTTCGTGTCGGAACTGGACGCGGCTGGCGCATCGTCCGCCGCCGCGTATCTCACCGGCAACCTGGTGCTCGATACGACCTGGCGTGACGTGCCCACGATGGCGCTGGTGACGAACGCCTTCGCCGCCAGGCTGCTTGGTCGTGCGCTGGATGAGGCCACACCGGGCACCCTGGGCCGCACGCTGCGCGGCGCCATGCGCGTGGGTGTGTTTCCGCTGGAGTTCACCGCGCGCAACGTGGTCGCGGTGCTGCCGGGCTCCGACCCGGGCGTCAACGGGCAGTTCGTGTCACTCACGTCGCACAACGATCACGTCGGATTCGACCACAATCCCGTCGACCACGACTCACTGCGCGCGTTCAACGCGGTGGTGCGACCGATGGGTGCCGATTCGCCGGCGCGCGATGCCACGCCGGAGGAGGCGCGGCGCGTGAAGCAGATCCTCGACTCGCTGCGCGCCATCCGTCCCACCGCACGCCCCGACTCGATCCGCAACGGCGCTGACGATGACGGCACCGGCACCGTCGCCCTGCTGGAGATCGCCGAGTTGCTGAGCCATGGACCGCGCCTGCGCCGCTCGATCCTGTTCGTCTCGCACACCGCCGAGGAGTTCGGACTGCTCGGCTCGCGGTGGTTCACGGACCATCCGACCGTCGCCCGCGACTCGATCATCGGCGAGATCGACATGGACATGATCGGCCGCGGCAGTGTGCACGACCTCCCGGATGCCGGCCCGACGTACCTGGAGGCGATCGGGCTGCGACGGCTGAGCACCGAGTTCGGCGACGTGCTGGCGGCCGCCAATGCGAAACAACCGCAGCCGTTCGTGTTCAACATGACGTTCGACGCACCGAACCATCCGCTCCAGTACTACTGCCGCGCTGATCACTACTCGTATGCGCGCTACGGCATCCCGGCGGCGGTGTTCTCACGGGGCGAGCACATGGACTACCACCAGGTCACCGACGAGGCACAGTACATCGACTACGATGCGCTGGCGCGTGTGGCGACGTTCGTGAAGGATGCCGCGATTTCACTGGCGACGCGGGCGGATCGGCCACGGCTCGACAAGCCAAAGACGGACCCGAACGCCCCCTGTCGGCAGTAG
- a CDS encoding M1 family metallopeptidase: MTTMTLRIAVRCLLAGLSLCALPLRADPYPRQPIDVEHYRFVLTLADSTDRIHGDATIRVRAVGAGLASVWFDLASITPARQGKGMRVSAVTVAGAPADFQHAGDRVTITLGRSLASDEVIEVRLRYAGLPADGLYIRPTPLGDRAFFSDNWPDKGHHWIPLIDHVADKATMEMSVLAPSHYQVISNGRRMETTDTTAGLRRTVWRESVPISPWLYALGVAAFAVQQVDDYAGIPIETWVFAKQRDAGFHDFAVPTRDALAFYSEYVGPFSYEKLANVQSNSVSGGMEAASAIFYSAGSVAGTRPVRWRNVVIHEIAHQWFGDAVTERDWNDVWLSEGFATYFTLLFIEHAYGHDEFVAGLHASRKTVIEVDAKTPDRPVIHRDLTDMAQVTSAITYQKGSWALHMLRSEIGDDRFWAGIRDYYARHRDRNATTADFRAAMERASGRDLGAFFEQWLRRGDVPAVTGRWRWDAGAKQVVLTLHQAQAGAEYALPIEVGITMADGSTRIERADLSARSAEFRFAAGSAPRSLELDPRVRLLAALSLDPR, encoded by the coding sequence GTGACGACCATGACGCTGCGGATTGCCGTTCGGTGCCTGCTCGCGGGCTTGTCCCTCTGCGCGCTGCCCCTGCGCGCCGACCCGTACCCGCGCCAGCCGATCGACGTGGAGCACTACCGCTTCGTGCTGACGCTGGCTGACAGCACCGACCGCATCCACGGCGACGCCACCATCCGGGTCCGCGCGGTGGGCGCCGGCCTGGCCAGCGTCTGGTTCGACCTCGCGTCGATCACGCCGGCGCGGCAAGGCAAGGGCATGCGGGTGAGCGCCGTCACGGTCGCGGGCGCACCAGCCGACTTCCAGCACGCCGGCGACCGCGTCACGATCACGCTCGGGCGCAGCCTGGCCAGCGACGAGGTGATCGAGGTGCGCCTCCGCTACGCTGGCCTCCCCGCCGACGGGCTGTACATCAGGCCGACGCCCCTTGGCGATCGCGCCTTCTTCTCCGACAACTGGCCGGACAAGGGCCACCACTGGATCCCGCTCATCGACCACGTCGCCGACAAGGCGACGATGGAGATGTCGGTGCTGGCACCGTCGCACTACCAGGTGATCTCGAACGGCCGGCGCATGGAGACGACCGACACCACGGCCGGCCTGCGACGCACCGTCTGGCGCGAGTCGGTGCCGATCTCGCCCTGGCTCTACGCGCTTGGCGTGGCAGCGTTCGCGGTGCAGCAGGTGGACGACTACGCCGGCATCCCGATCGAGACGTGGGTGTTCGCGAAGCAGCGCGACGCCGGTTTCCACGACTTCGCCGTCCCCACGCGTGATGCGCTGGCGTTCTACAGCGAGTACGTCGGCCCGTTCTCGTACGAGAAGCTGGCGAACGTGCAGTCGAACTCCGTCAGCGGTGGCATGGAGGCAGCGTCGGCCATCTTCTACAGCGCCGGCAGCGTGGCCGGCACGCGCCCGGTGCGGTGGCGCAACGTGGTGATCCACGAGATCGCGCACCAGTGGTTCGGCGATGCCGTCACCGAGCGTGACTGGAACGACGTCTGGCTCAGCGAAGGCTTCGCGACCTACTTCACGCTGCTGTTCATCGAGCACGCGTACGGGCATGACGAGTTCGTGGCTGGACTGCACGCATCGCGGAAGACGGTGATCGAGGTCGATGCGAAGACGCCGGACAGGCCGGTGATCCACCGCGACCTGACGGACATGGCGCAGGTCACCAGCGCGATCACCTACCAGAAGGGAAGCTGGGCGCTGCACATGCTGCGCAGCGAGATCGGTGACGATCGCTTCTGGGCGGGCATTCGCGACTACTACGCACGGCATCGCGACCGCAACGCCACCACCGCCGACTTCCGCGCCGCGATGGAGCGTGCCTCAGGCCGCGACCTGGGCGCGTTCTTCGAGCAGTGGCTGCGGCGCGGTGATGTGCCAGCGGTGACCGGACGCTGGCGCTGGGATGCCGGCGCGAAACAAGTCGTGCTGACGCTCCATCAGGCACAGGCAGGTGCCGAGTACGCGCTGCCGATCGAAGTCGGCATCACGATGGCGGATGGATCGACGCGCATCGAGCGCGCCGACCTGTCGGCTCGCTCTGCCGAGTTCAGGTTTGCTGCCGGCAGCGCACCACGCTCGCTGGAGCTCGACCCAAGGGTCCGCCTGCTTGCGGCCCTGTCCCTCGACCCACGCTGA
- a CDS encoding sugar ABC transporter ATP-binding protein, with amino-acid sequence MPAAAHPEGTVALQMHGIRKAFPGVQALAGVDLVVRCGEVHVLLGENGAGKSTLMKVLSGSVARDAGRIEVFGRDVDLASPRAARDAGIAIIHQELALVPQMTVAENVFLGRAPARFGVVDQPRMVREATALLAQLGATIDPNALVGSLSIAQQQLVEIARALSLRARILIMDEPTSALTERETERLFGTIEGLTATGTAIIYISHRLDEIFAIGDRITVLRDGRHVATRDVQAADRRELVRLMADRDVEELVPAGTHTPGRPLLRVEGLSRGEALSDVSFSVRAGEIVGFYGLLGAGRTEIARAVFGLEPFDRGTILVDGQPCEIRSPQDAIAAGIGFVTEDRQREGLVLERSVRDNVALPILSRLARLGVVHTRREQQAADTAVRDLRIRTPSTRQLAQHLSGGNQQKIVLAKWLATGARILFLDEPTRGIDVGSKQEIYQLIQDLARAGVAIVLMSSDLPEVLGLADRVLVMRAGRIAGQFTRSEATAERVMACAVGS; translated from the coding sequence ATGCCAGCCGCCGCCCACCCGGAGGGAACCGTCGCCCTGCAGATGCACGGGATCCGCAAGGCGTTTCCGGGGGTGCAGGCGCTGGCGGGTGTCGACCTCGTGGTGCGCTGCGGGGAGGTGCACGTGCTCCTCGGCGAGAACGGCGCCGGGAAGTCCACGCTGATGAAGGTGCTGAGCGGGTCCGTGGCCCGCGATGCCGGTCGCATCGAGGTCTTCGGCCGGGATGTGGACCTCGCGTCGCCCCGTGCGGCCCGGGATGCCGGGATCGCGATCATCCACCAGGAGCTGGCGCTGGTGCCGCAGATGACCGTGGCCGAGAACGTCTTCCTCGGGCGGGCCCCGGCGCGGTTCGGCGTCGTGGACCAGCCGCGGATGGTGCGTGAGGCCACTGCGCTGCTGGCACAGCTTGGCGCGACCATCGACCCGAACGCGCTGGTCGGGTCGCTCAGCATCGCGCAGCAGCAGCTGGTCGAGATCGCGCGGGCGCTCTCGTTGCGCGCGCGGATCCTGATCATGGACGAACCGACTTCCGCCCTCACCGAGCGTGAGACGGAGCGCCTCTTCGGGACCATCGAGGGGCTCACCGCCACCGGTACCGCGATCATCTACATCTCACACCGGCTCGACGAGATCTTCGCCATCGGTGACCGGATCACCGTGCTGCGCGACGGGCGCCATGTCGCCACCCGCGACGTGCAGGCCGCCGACCGCCGCGAGCTCGTGCGGCTCATGGCTGACCGCGACGTGGAGGAGCTCGTGCCCGCCGGCACGCACACGCCGGGCCGGCCGTTGCTGCGCGTGGAGGGGCTGTCGCGCGGGGAGGCGCTCAGCGACGTCTCCTTCAGCGTGCGGGCAGGTGAGATCGTGGGCTTCTACGGCCTGCTCGGTGCGGGCCGCACGGAGATCGCGCGCGCCGTGTTCGGACTCGAGCCGTTCGACCGCGGCACGATCCTCGTGGATGGGCAGCCGTGCGAGATCCGGTCGCCGCAGGATGCGATCGCGGCGGGGATCGGCTTCGTGACGGAGGATCGCCAGCGCGAGGGGCTCGTGCTCGAACGGTCGGTGCGCGACAACGTGGCGCTGCCCATCCTGTCGCGGCTCGCACGCCTCGGCGTGGTGCACACGCGTCGCGAGCAGCAGGCGGCCGACACGGCCGTGCGCGACCTGCGCATCCGGACCCCGTCCACGCGCCAGCTCGCGCAGCACCTCAGCGGTGGCAACCAGCAGAAGATCGTGCTGGCGAAGTGGCTGGCCACCGGCGCCCGCATCCTGTTCCTCGACGAGCCCACCCGCGGCATCGACGTGGGCTCGAAGCAGGAGATCTACCAGCTGATCCAGGACCTGGCCCGTGCCGGCGTGGCGATCGTGCTGATGTCGTCCGACCTGCCCGAGGTGCTGGGGCTCGCCGACCGCGTGCTGGTGATGCGCGCTGGGCGCATCGCGGGACAGTTCACGCGCAGCGAGGCGACCGCGGAGCGAGTGATGGCGTGCGCGGTGGGGTCGTGA
- a CDS encoding D-aminoacylase → MTPSVPTASRRCRATRRALTLASLAVTTACATSRTADTSAAYDLVITHGRIVDGTGNPFYYGDVGVRGDRIATIAPAGALAGAAAKTTVDAKGLVVSPGFIDIQSHSWNALLFADGRVIGKVSQGVTTEILGEATTPAPSNANVDSLFAGGDPDDALMLERVRTFRGEHGFGQWLAAMERNGISVNAGSYLGATTVRGYAMGRVEGAASPAQLDTMRSVVRNAMRDGAFGISSALIYPPGSYANTAELIETAKAMSPLHGTYITHIRSEEGALLPAMDEAIRIGRDGGVPVVIYHFKASGQRNWPLAAPAIAKVDSARAAGQDVKATMYSYPASGNSLSACIPGWVHADGKLIERLQDTTLRARIRREMTDLTTGVISYCQDNPPGAYQIAGFKTPEWKQFEGKRLDAIATALKMDWVDAVITLVVGEKNMLGKVTFGMSDANVSSMLSRPWVVLGSDAGGHDPDTTTALVHPRSYGTFARVLGKYARDERLFTLEEAVRKMTWSTAQILGLRDRGLIKEGSFADIVVFDPATVIDKATFEQPHQLSVGVRDVFVNGVGVWRNNRHTGAKPGRAVYGPGWDGQRRGAPAQ, encoded by the coding sequence ATGACTCCCAGCGTCCCGACCGCCAGCCGACGGTGCCGCGCCACACGCCGCGCGCTCACCCTCGCCAGCCTCGCCGTCACCACCGCCTGCGCCACCAGTCGCACCGCGGACACGTCGGCCGCCTACGATCTCGTCATCACGCATGGCCGGATCGTGGATGGCACGGGCAACCCGTTCTACTACGGTGACGTCGGCGTCCGTGGTGACCGGATCGCGACCATCGCACCGGCAGGCGCACTGGCGGGAGCAGCGGCGAAGACCACCGTCGATGCGAAGGGGCTGGTGGTCTCCCCCGGCTTCATCGACATCCAGTCGCACTCGTGGAACGCGCTGCTGTTTGCCGACGGCCGCGTCATCGGCAAGGTGTCACAGGGGGTGACCACCGAGATCCTCGGAGAGGCCACCACGCCGGCACCCTCCAACGCCAACGTCGATTCACTCTTCGCCGGCGGCGACCCGGACGATGCGCTGATGCTGGAACGGGTGAGGACCTTCCGCGGCGAGCATGGCTTCGGCCAGTGGCTGGCGGCAATGGAGCGGAACGGCATTTCCGTCAACGCCGGCAGCTACCTCGGTGCCACCACGGTCCGCGGGTACGCGATGGGCCGCGTGGAGGGCGCGGCGTCACCAGCGCAGCTCGACACGATGCGCTCCGTCGTCCGGAACGCAATGCGCGACGGCGCCTTCGGCATCTCCAGCGCACTGATCTACCCGCCAGGCAGCTATGCCAACACGGCCGAGCTGATCGAGACCGCGAAGGCGATGTCGCCGCTGCACGGCACCTACATCACGCACATCCGCAGTGAGGAGGGAGCGCTGCTGCCGGCGATGGACGAGGCGATCCGGATCGGCCGCGACGGCGGCGTGCCAGTGGTGATCTACCACTTCAAGGCCTCAGGGCAGCGCAACTGGCCCCTCGCGGCACCGGCCATCGCGAAGGTCGACTCGGCGCGTGCGGCCGGCCAGGATGTGAAGGCCACGATGTACTCGTACCCCGCATCGGGAAACAGCCTCTCCGCCTGCATTCCCGGCTGGGTGCACGCCGATGGCAAGCTGATCGAGCGGCTGCAGGACACCACGCTGCGCGCGCGCATCCGGCGCGAGATGACGGACCTGACAACGGGCGTGATCAGCTACTGCCAGGACAACCCGCCCGGCGCCTACCAGATCGCCGGGTTCAAGACGCCCGAGTGGAAGCAGTTCGAGGGCAAGCGGCTCGATGCCATCGCCACGGCGCTGAAGATGGACTGGGTTGATGCCGTCATCACGCTGGTGGTCGGCGAGAAGAACATGCTCGGCAAGGTGACCTTCGGCATGTCGGACGCGAACGTCTCGTCGATGCTGTCACGCCCGTGGGTGGTGCTCGGCAGCGACGCCGGTGGTCACGATCCCGACACGACGACGGCCCTCGTGCATCCCCGCTCCTACGGCACCTTCGCGCGCGTACTCGGCAAGTATGCCCGCGACGAGCGCCTCTTCACGCTCGAGGAGGCGGTGCGGAAGATGACGTGGTCCACTGCGCAGATCCTTGGCCTCCGGGACCGGGGGCTGATCAAGGAAGGCAGCTTCGCCGATATCGTCGTCTTCGATCCGGCCACCGTGATCGACAAGGCGACCTTCGAGCAGCCCCACCAGCTCTCGGTGGGCGTGCGGGACGTGTTCGTGAACGGTGTCGGGGTGTGGCGGAACAACCGGCACACCGGCGCGAAGCCGGGACGGGCGGTGTACGGGCCGGGGTGGGATGGGCAGCGACGGGGCGCGCCAGCGCAGTAG
- a CDS encoding aldo/keto reductase, translated as MHQMIRPADPAAAAPGLSPIVAGAWRMGDWHWTPQERLRWIEQCLDLGVTTFDHADIYGGYAVEQLFGEALALAPGLRQRMQLVTKCGICLTLPARPAHRIKHYDTSFAHIVGSVEHSLRMLGTEQLDLVLIHRPDVLMDADVVAEAFTHLQLQGKVRLFGVSNFTPSQFELLASRVPLVTNQVELHPLHLAPLTDGTLDQAQRLRLSPMIWSPLAGGRLMTDEGGVAHRVRVALAAVGARHGVGVATMAFAWLLRHPSRPIPVAGSRRIEAMQEAVAALGVTLDAQDWTEIWMAASGHEVA; from the coding sequence ATGCACCAGATGATCCGCCCCGCTGACCCCGCCGCCGCCGCGCCTGGCCTGTCACCGATCGTCGCCGGCGCCTGGCGCATGGGCGACTGGCACTGGACCCCGCAGGAGCGCCTCCGCTGGATCGAGCAGTGCCTCGACCTCGGCGTCACGACGTTCGACCATGCCGACATCTACGGCGGGTACGCCGTCGAGCAGCTCTTCGGCGAGGCGCTGGCGCTGGCCCCGGGGCTCCGGCAGCGCATGCAGCTGGTGACCAAGTGCGGCATCTGCCTCACCCTGCCGGCGCGGCCGGCGCACCGGATCAAGCACTACGACACGTCGTTCGCACACATCGTGGGCAGCGTGGAGCATTCACTGCGGATGCTGGGCACCGAGCAGCTCGACCTGGTGCTGATCCACCGCCCCGACGTGCTGATGGATGCGGATGTCGTGGCCGAGGCGTTCACGCACCTGCAGTTGCAGGGCAAGGTGCGGCTGTTCGGCGTGTCCAACTTCACGCCCTCGCAGTTCGAGTTGCTGGCCAGCCGGGTGCCGCTGGTCACGAACCAGGTCGAGCTGCATCCGCTGCACCTGGCGCCGCTGACGGATGGCACGCTGGACCAGGCGCAGCGGCTGCGGCTGTCGCCGATGATCTGGTCGCCGCTGGCTGGTGGCCGGCTCATGACGGACGAGGGCGGCGTGGCGCACCGCGTGCGGGTGGCGCTGGCGGCGGTGGGTGCGCGCCACGGGGTGGGTGTCGCCACGATGGCGTTCGCGTGGCTGCTGCGGCATCCGAGCCGGCCGATTCCCGTCGCCGGTTCGCGGCGCATCGAGGCGATGCAGGAGGCGGTGGCGGCGCTGGGGGTCACGCTCGATGCGCAGGACTGGACCGAGATCTGGATGGCCGCGAGCGGGCACGAGGTGGCGTGA
- a CDS encoding aminotransferase class V-fold PLP-dependent enzyme: protein MTTNSLPGGTSRRAFVSGIGAALAATALPPGLGVEDTAPSRGLAPDARDFLLDRGLTYLQTGSLGPSPRPVIDATMQAWRELERNPVLYGYGAHEQALESVRAKAASFLGCTTGELVLTNCTTEGMNWVAEGLSLAAGDHVLTTDQEHPGGRACWDWAVRRKGVVLDVVPIGPTDHDPAVIVARVAAAITPRTRVLSFSHLLSSTGLRMPVAELSALAKAHGCVVVVDGAQAVGAIDVNVKALGCHVYATSGHKWLLAPKGTGLLYLSADLPAGTIDPVVLQGGRNAYTASTGVCSLPSVHGLGAAIGYVERIGIAAVERHNLALRARLVAGLRTLPRLRLASVESGPMASPLTSYVLPDTVTARALYERLLTRHHVVVKVVPGQWFNGHRISTHLFNTAADVDALLAALSVELG, encoded by the coding sequence ATGACCACGAACTCCCTTCCCGGCGGGACCTCGCGCCGCGCGTTCGTCTCCGGCATCGGGGCGGCGCTGGCCGCGACAGCACTGCCGCCGGGACTGGGCGTGGAGGACACGGCACCATCGCGGGGCCTCGCGCCGGACGCGCGCGACTTCCTCCTGGACCGGGGCCTGACGTACCTGCAGACGGGTTCACTCGGCCCGTCGCCGCGCCCGGTGATCGACGCCACGATGCAGGCCTGGCGCGAGCTCGAGCGCAACCCGGTGCTGTACGGGTATGGCGCGCACGAGCAGGCGCTCGAATCGGTTCGAGCGAAGGCCGCCAGCTTCCTCGGTTGCACCACGGGCGAGCTGGTGCTCACCAACTGCACCACCGAGGGGATGAACTGGGTGGCCGAGGGGCTGTCGCTGGCGGCGGGCGATCATGTGCTGACGACCGACCAGGAGCACCCCGGCGGGCGCGCCTGCTGGGACTGGGCGGTGCGTCGCAAGGGCGTCGTGCTGGATGTGGTGCCCATCGGTCCGACGGATCACGATCCTGCCGTGATCGTCGCGCGCGTCGCCGCCGCCATCACGCCGCGCACGCGGGTGCTGTCGTTCTCGCACCTGCTCTCATCCACCGGACTGCGCATGCCTGTGGCCGAGCTCTCGGCTCTCGCGAAGGCACACGGATGCGTTGTGGTGGTGGATGGTGCGCAGGCTGTCGGCGCCATCGACGTGAACGTGAAGGCGCTCGGGTGCCACGTGTACGCCACGAGCGGGCACAAGTGGTTGCTGGCACCGAAGGGCACAGGGCTGCTGTACCTCAGCGCCGACCTGCCCGCCGGCACCATCGACCCGGTCGTGTTGCAGGGTGGACGCAATGCGTACACGGCGTCCACGGGCGTCTGCTCGCTGCCGAGCGTGCACGGGCTTGGTGCGGCCATCGGCTACGTCGAGCGCATCGGCATCGCGGCGGTCGAGCGGCACAACCTCGCACTGCGCGCGCGCCTCGTGGCCGGCCTGCGCACCCTGCCGCGCCTGCGCCTTGCGAGCGTCGAGTCAGGACCGATGGCATCGCCGCTCACGTCGTACGTCCTGCCTGACACCGTGACGGCGCGCGCCCTCTACGAACGCCTCCTCACCCGGCATCACGTGGTGGTGAAGGTGGTGCCCGGCCAGTGGTTCAACGGTCATCGCATCTCGACCCACCTCTTCAACACCGCGGCTGATGTGGATGCACTGCTCGCGGCGCTGTCGGTGGAGTTGGGCTGA
- a CDS encoding sugar ABC transporter substrate-binding protein, translated as MRPAALSFRRLALLAGACLLPVACNRGAPAAKPTVALVVKTLNNQFFIDMEAGAKAAADSLGLDLVVQAPDREIDVERQMQIVENLIQRKVQVLMLVPNGSKEIVPAIVKANAARIPVVTVDTRVDAATLAADGGTVATFIGSDNEDGGRMAGAYLAERLGGTAKVAVLEGVPGHETADARLRGFRKAMAAAPGMTVVASQPANMERDQAFNVTQNILQAHPDITALFACNDVMALGALEAIAAAGKGGAVSVVGFDAQDDARTAIREKRMAATIAQNPREMGRLAVITAMRLIRGEAVPAEQPVPISLVK; from the coding sequence ATGCGCCCTGCAGCGCTGTCCTTCCGTCGCCTTGCGCTGCTGGCTGGCGCCTGCCTGCTCCCCGTTGCGTGCAACCGCGGGGCACCGGCGGCGAAACCCACCGTCGCGCTGGTCGTGAAGACGCTGAACAACCAGTTCTTCATCGACATGGAGGCGGGGGCGAAGGCCGCGGCCGACAGCCTCGGGCTGGACCTGGTGGTGCAGGCGCCGGATCGCGAGATCGACGTCGAGCGCCAGATGCAGATCGTGGAGAACCTGATCCAGCGCAAGGTGCAGGTGCTGATGCTGGTGCCGAACGGCTCGAAGGAGATCGTGCCGGCGATCGTGAAGGCGAACGCGGCACGGATTCCGGTCGTCACGGTGGACACGCGGGTGGATGCGGCCACCCTGGCCGCGGACGGAGGCACCGTCGCGACCTTCATCGGCTCGGACAACGAGGATGGTGGTCGCATGGCGGGTGCCTACCTGGCCGAGCGCCTCGGCGGGACCGCGAAGGTGGCGGTGCTGGAGGGCGTGCCCGGGCACGAGACGGCCGATGCGCGGCTGCGCGGCTTCCGGAAGGCGATGGCCGCCGCCCCCGGCATGACCGTCGTCGCGTCGCAGCCGGCGAACATGGAGCGTGACCAGGCCTTCAACGTCACGCAGAACATCCTGCAGGCGCACCCCGACATCACCGCACTCTTCGCCTGCAACGACGTGATGGCCCTCGGAGCGCTCGAGGCGATCGCCGCGGCGGGGAAGGGCGGGGCCGTCAGCGTCGTGGGCTTCGACGCGCAGGACGATGCCCGCACGGCGATCCGCGAGAAGCGGATGGCGGCCACCATCGCGCAGAACCCGCGCGAGATGGGACGACTGGCCGTGATCACCGCCATGCGGCTCATCCGTGGTGAGGCCGTGCCGGCGGAGCAGCCGGTGCCCATCAGCCTCGTGAAGTGA
- the rbsC gene encoding ribose ABC transporter permease (functions to transport ribose at high affinity; forms a complex with RbsA2C2B), translating to MISRTTLRRIIAGREAGTALGLLVLCVGLWIATPYFATAANLANVAEQSAIVGVIAIGMTCVILTGGIDLSVGSLVALAGVVIGVALRRGMPVTVAVALGLVAGTVSGALNGLMVTRGKLPPFIATLGMMSVARGAALMVSDGRPISGFPGTLRALATGEVLGVPAPVVLMLALYAVAYVVLTRTVLGRYLYAIGGNEQATALSGVNVPRYKTLVYAISGLSAAICATLLVARLNSAQPIAGMGYELDAIAAVVIGGTSLLGGSGSVMGTLIGALIMSVLRNGLNLLGVSSYLQQVAIGVVIIAAVLIDMALRRRVQRTPRSAR from the coding sequence ATGATCTCCCGCACCACCCTCCGCCGGATCATCGCCGGACGAGAGGCCGGCACGGCGCTCGGGCTGCTGGTGCTCTGCGTCGGCCTCTGGATCGCGACGCCGTACTTCGCCACCGCTGCGAACCTCGCCAACGTGGCCGAGCAGAGTGCGATCGTGGGGGTGATCGCGATCGGGATGACCTGCGTGATCCTCACCGGTGGCATCGACCTCTCGGTCGGCTCGCTGGTGGCGCTGGCCGGTGTGGTGATCGGCGTGGCGCTCCGGCGCGGCATGCCGGTGACGGTCGCGGTCGCGCTCGGCCTGGTGGCGGGCACGGTGAGCGGTGCGCTGAACGGCCTGATGGTCACGCGCGGGAAGCTGCCGCCCTTCATCGCCACGCTCGGCATGATGAGCGTGGCGCGTGGTGCGGCGCTGATGGTCTCCGACGGGCGCCCGATCTCCGGCTTTCCCGGCACGCTGCGGGCGCTCGCAACGGGTGAGGTGCTGGGGGTTCCCGCCCCGGTGGTGCTGATGCTGGCGCTGTACGCGGTGGCGTACGTCGTGCTGACGCGCACCGTGCTGGGGCGTTACCTCTACGCCATCGGCGGCAACGAGCAGGCGACCGCACTCTCGGGCGTGAACGTGCCGCGGTACAAGACCCTCGTGTACGCCATCAGCGGCCTTTCGGCGGCCATCTGTGCGACCCTGCTGGTGGCGCGGCTCAACTCGGCCCAGCCCATCGCCGGCATGGGCTACGAGCTGGACGCCATCGCGGCCGTCGTGATCGGCGGGACCAGCCTCCTCGGTGGATCGGGGTCGGTGATGGGCACGCTGATCGGGGCGCTGATCATGAGCGTCTTGCGCAATGGCCTCAACCTGCTCGGCGTCTCATCGTATCTTCAGCAGGTGGCGATCGGGGTCGTGATCATCGCCGCCGTCCTGATCGACATGGCGCTGCGGCGCCGTGTGCAACGCACTCCTCGCTCCGCCCGGTAG